From a region of the Candidatus Acidiferrales bacterium genome:
- a CDS encoding DUF6600 domain-containing protein, with product MKSKRFFRNLVIVAGTGLLMLAAFPSRATAQDDPSSRVARLNMAQGSVSFQPAGEQDWVAADYNRPLTTGDGLWADQDSRGELHIGSTSIRISSLTGLTFLNLNDRTVQIQLAQGTMEVTLREIDNGDAFEIDTPNVAFSVSQPGRYRVDVDPQGQTTAISVLSGQGQVTGGGNSYDLSSGQRGSFTGTDTPSYDITNISANDDFDNWCRSRDEQEDQSVSAQYVSPDVTGYGDLDNYGTWTEVPDYGEVWVPSAVPAGWAPYHFGHWVWIEPWGWTWIEDEPWGFAPFHYGRWAYVGVRWVWVPGPRVVHPVYAPALVVFVGTGVNIAWFPLGPREVYVPAYHCSPRYVQYVNVTNTRVTNIEVTNVYTHRVDVTRVTYINQNVRGSVTAVSHDTFVNARPVAREAVRVDSGQFRRSAVIPAPPVAPQRQSLVREDARPAPHPPARVASRPVVAKLPAPPPPVPFERREPELQQQPGRPLTPEKVQDLRKPGEEYQHPNVKYAPPRPAPKPQPHVQQPRPPKPKPAKPHGRPK from the coding sequence ATGAAGAGCAAACGCTTCTTCCGCAACTTGGTTATCGTTGCAGGCACAGGCCTGCTCATGCTGGCGGCGTTTCCGTCGCGCGCCACAGCACAGGACGATCCGTCCTCGCGGGTAGCACGCCTGAACATGGCTCAAGGGAGCGTTTCCTTTCAGCCTGCGGGCGAACAAGACTGGGTGGCGGCTGATTACAACCGCCCCTTGACCACGGGCGACGGCCTTTGGGCGGATCAGGATTCGCGCGGCGAACTGCACATCGGCAGTACAAGCATCCGCATCTCCAGCCTGACCGGATTGACGTTCCTCAATCTCAACGATCGCACGGTGCAGATTCAGCTGGCGCAGGGCACGATGGAGGTGACGCTTCGTGAGATCGACAATGGAGATGCGTTTGAAATTGACACGCCCAACGTCGCGTTTTCTGTATCGCAGCCAGGAAGATACCGAGTGGACGTGGACCCGCAAGGCCAAACCACGGCTATTTCGGTTCTCAGCGGACAGGGGCAAGTCACCGGAGGCGGAAATTCATACGACCTCAGTTCCGGCCAGCGTGGCAGTTTTACGGGCACGGACACTCCCTCCTACGACATTACCAACATCAGTGCAAACGATGACTTCGACAATTGGTGCCGCTCGCGCGACGAGCAAGAGGACCAATCGGTATCCGCCCAATACGTTTCGCCCGATGTGACGGGCTACGGCGACCTGGACAACTATGGCACGTGGACGGAAGTTCCCGATTACGGCGAGGTTTGGGTGCCATCGGCTGTTCCTGCAGGGTGGGCGCCCTATCATTTCGGACATTGGGTCTGGATCGAGCCGTGGGGATGGACATGGATAGAAGACGAGCCCTGGGGATTTGCACCTTTTCACTACGGACGCTGGGCGTATGTCGGCGTGCGATGGGTGTGGGTGCCGGGTCCGCGCGTCGTGCACCCGGTTTATGCTCCGGCTCTCGTCGTATTTGTCGGCACGGGCGTGAACATCGCCTGGTTTCCGCTGGGGCCGCGCGAAGTTTACGTTCCGGCGTATCATTGCAGTCCGCGCTACGTGCAATACGTGAACGTGACGAACACGCGCGTCACCAACATTGAGGTCACAAACGTTTACACGCACCGAGTGGATGTAACGCGCGTCACATATATCAATCAGAATGTCCGCGGATCTGTCACAGCGGTCTCGCATGACACATTCGTGAACGCGCGGCCCGTCGCGCGCGAAGCAGTGCGTGTGGATTCCGGGCAGTTCCGCAGGTCTGCGGTGATCCCCGCGCCGCCGGTGGCTCCGCAACGGCAGAGCCTTGTACGCGAGGATGCGCGTCCCGCTCCGCATCCGCCCGCCCGCGTAGCTTCCCGGCCTGTGGTTGCAAAACTTCCGGCGCCTCCGCCGCCCGTTCCTTTTGAGCGGCGTGAACCGGAGCTTCAACAGCAGCCGGGCCGTCCGCTGACTCCGGAGAAGGTCCAGGATTTGCGCAAGCCGGGCGAGGAATACCAGCATCCCAATGTAAAGTACGCGCCGCCGCGACCTGCGCCGAAACCACAACCGCATGTGCAACAGCCGAGGCCGCCGAAACCCAAGCCGGCCAAGCCGCACGGACGTCCGAAATAA
- a CDS encoding TolC family protein translates to MRTWGCLFLLSFFAPLAGAQGAPQPAPQPLTLQQAERIAIQNHPQIQAAINLAFEAKAQITEQSSAYYPTVYGDLTGVDAENNSRITAGALNSPTVFEKYANGFTVTQLITDFGRTHNLVKSANLHAQAAQENVVTTREDVLLGVNQSYFGVLKAQALLKVAQETVKERQLVSDQVTALMHNKIRSGLDVSFANVNLAQAQLQLIQAQNDLDASYAQLSAALGYSEQKTYQLTEVPLPPTPPAEFSSLLQEAFQNRPELISLRRDATSAHLYATAERDLWFPTVSAAGTAGLTPETPDNSTLRSPRYAAAGFNINIPIFNGHLFGALHTEANSRARAEDAYLRDMQDTIARDVRTAWLDANSAFQRLAVTNQLLDEANQALDLAQSRYKLGLSSIVELSQAQLNQTQAQIEETSARYDYQTQIATLDFQLGTLQ, encoded by the coding sequence ATGAGAACGTGGGGTTGTCTGTTCCTTCTTTCATTTTTCGCTCCGCTCGCGGGAGCGCAGGGCGCGCCTCAGCCCGCGCCGCAACCGTTGACGCTTCAGCAGGCTGAGCGCATCGCCATTCAGAATCACCCGCAGATTCAAGCAGCGATAAACCTAGCCTTCGAGGCCAAGGCGCAGATTACGGAGCAGAGTTCGGCATATTATCCTACGGTCTACGGAGACCTCACCGGCGTGGATGCGGAGAACAACAGCCGCATTACCGCCGGAGCGTTGAATTCTCCAACAGTTTTTGAAAAGTATGCCAATGGCTTCACGGTCACACAGTTGATCACCGATTTTGGCCGCACTCATAATTTGGTCAAAAGCGCGAATCTGCATGCACAGGCCGCGCAAGAAAATGTTGTGACGACGCGCGAGGATGTTTTGCTCGGTGTGAACCAGTCCTACTTCGGAGTATTGAAGGCCCAGGCACTGCTGAAAGTGGCGCAAGAAACGGTCAAAGAGCGTCAACTGGTTTCCGATCAGGTGACCGCTCTTATGCACAACAAAATTCGCTCTGGCTTGGATGTTAGTTTTGCCAACGTCAACCTCGCTCAGGCGCAGCTTCAGCTAATTCAGGCTCAAAACGACCTCGATGCTTCTTATGCCCAGCTCTCCGCCGCGCTCGGATACTCCGAACAGAAAACGTATCAATTAACTGAAGTGCCGTTGCCGCCCACTCCTCCCGCGGAATTTTCGAGTCTATTGCAGGAAGCGTTTCAGAACCGGCCAGAGCTGATCAGCCTTCGCCGGGACGCAACTTCGGCTCACCTCTATGCTACGGCAGAGCGCGATCTGTGGTTTCCGACAGTCTCCGCCGCTGGAACGGCGGGATTGACTCCGGAAACGCCGGATAACTCCACGCTGCGCTCCCCTCGTTACGCCGCGGCCGGATTCAATATCAACATCCCGATCTTCAACGGTCATCTCTTTGGCGCTCTGCACACCGAGGCGAATTCTCGGGCGCGGGCAGAAGATGCCTATCTTCGGGACATGCAAGACACGATCGCGCGCGATGTCCGCACGGCCTGGCTGGACGCCAATTCCGCGTTTCAGCGCCTCGCCGTCACAAATCAGCTTTTGGATGAAGCAAATCAAGCGTTGGATTTGGCGCAGTCTCGCTACAAACTCGGCCTCAGCTCTATCGTCGAACTTAGCCAGGCCCAGTTGAATCAGACGCAGGCGCAGATTGAGGAAACCAGCGCCCGCTATGATTATCAAACGCAGATTGCCACACTCGATTTTCAGTTGGGCACGCTGCAGTAG
- a CDS encoding efflux RND transporter permease subunit, whose product MSSFSLRHPYFIVVICLFVCVLGVTSLVQMPVDMFPRINLPVVEVATFYNGMPPEQIEADITGRFERFFTLGAGIDHITSRSLPGVSLIKVYFQSTTDANADVTQVSNLAMADLRRLPPGTLPPVVVNSGASTLPVCLLTVEGEGLSETQLRDYLQFQIRDQIAGVPGATVPPPYGGKYRQIMVYVDPLKLQAHQLSPMDVVRAVNSSNLILPAGDVRIGPLDYNLYTNALVPNAESIGHVPLKTVGEKSVFVSDVGKAVDGSALQYNIVRVNGQRSTYVPVQKQGGDSNTISVVDGIKAAIQHLRDIPAQMKARVVFDQSVFVRQAISTVLREGGVGLVLTALMILLFLGSMRATAAVFLSIPISVMATFFFLHLGNATINSMILSGLALAFSRLIDNSVIVLENIFRHVELGEVPRTAAEKGTNEVALAVLAITIATVVVFFPVTLLYGVSKYLFTALAISVVLALLASYFVAVSVVPLYCAHLLKSPVHDEGSLGGEKEQGGGSARSSWWSRFHSAFNEKFESMLGTYEVAVKKALDHPKAVVFGFIGVFLLSFALYPRVGMAFFPRTDAGQFMINLKAPTGTRIGDTEGYVKQVERIIRHVVHPADLNTVVSNIGINSGLESLTTPNAGMYTAFVEVALKEDHKVSSFDYMDRVRTAIADQLPQLRTFFQSGGLVDSVLNQGKAAPIDVQVSGTDLNADDNVALGLARQFRAIKGVSEVYIPQDMDYPTLQVNMNRERASELGLDPREVVDNIVTSLTSDVMIAPNYWIDPKTGNDYFLAIQYPNNSTKSIQDLDTMPLRSAHMNLPTYLNQVATIVPELSPSEVDHYQTERVIDVYVSPSGEDLSRPASAVEKVIANAKIPSNMRIDVRGLVNTMFTSFRSFGIGLLLSFLLVFLVLVAQFSSFLDPFLIVLAIPTGLVGVMLTLAFTSTTLNIQSLMGIVMLTGMVVSNSILIVDFANRLRQEGHGVRQAVAHSCRIRLRPILMTSLATIVGLLPMAFKLEPGSEAYAPLASVIIGGLIVSVILTIFVVPAAYLMIYGRRSQSQSPQLVEEAQ is encoded by the coding sequence ATGTCATCATTTTCTCTGCGTCATCCGTACTTCATCGTCGTTATTTGTCTTTTTGTCTGTGTGTTGGGCGTCACTAGCCTCGTGCAAATGCCCGTGGATATGTTTCCTCGTATCAATCTTCCTGTCGTTGAGGTGGCCACCTTTTACAACGGCATGCCGCCGGAACAGATTGAGGCGGATATCACCGGTCGATTCGAGCGTTTTTTCACACTGGGAGCCGGAATCGACCACATTACTTCACGGTCACTGCCGGGCGTGAGCCTGATTAAGGTGTACTTTCAATCCACCACCGATGCAAACGCGGATGTCACGCAGGTTTCTAACTTGGCGATGGCAGATTTGCGGCGTTTGCCGCCAGGCACGTTGCCTCCAGTGGTCGTCAACTCTGGGGCCTCTACATTGCCGGTTTGCCTTCTGACTGTGGAAGGCGAAGGCTTATCTGAAACGCAGCTGCGCGACTATCTCCAATTTCAAATACGCGACCAAATCGCGGGGGTTCCGGGAGCGACTGTCCCTCCGCCATATGGCGGTAAGTACCGGCAGATCATGGTGTACGTTGATCCGTTGAAATTGCAGGCGCATCAGTTGAGCCCCATGGACGTCGTGCGCGCAGTCAACAGCTCCAACCTGATTTTGCCCGCGGGCGATGTTCGTATCGGCCCCCTGGACTACAACCTGTACACCAATGCGTTGGTGCCGAATGCAGAGTCTATCGGTCATGTTCCACTGAAGACCGTCGGCGAAAAATCTGTCTTCGTCTCGGATGTGGGTAAGGCTGTGGATGGCTCGGCGCTGCAATACAACATCGTTCGCGTGAATGGCCAGCGTTCCACGTATGTCCCGGTACAGAAACAGGGCGGAGACAGCAACACGATCTCTGTCGTTGATGGCATCAAAGCGGCCATTCAGCACCTGCGAGATATCCCCGCACAAATGAAGGCTCGCGTGGTCTTCGACCAATCGGTGTTCGTCAGGCAGGCGATTTCCACGGTTTTGCGCGAAGGCGGAGTTGGCCTGGTACTGACGGCGCTGATGATTCTGCTGTTTCTCGGCAGCATGCGTGCGACTGCGGCGGTCTTTCTCTCCATTCCTATCTCTGTAATGGCGACATTTTTTTTCCTGCACCTCGGCAATGCGACGATCAACAGCATGATCTTAAGCGGATTGGCGCTGGCTTTCTCCAGGCTGATTGACAACTCCGTGATCGTCCTTGAAAACATTTTTCGTCACGTGGAGTTAGGGGAAGTGCCGCGGACCGCCGCCGAAAAGGGGACAAATGAAGTGGCGTTGGCCGTCCTCGCCATCACCATCGCTACGGTTGTGGTGTTCTTCCCGGTCACACTTCTCTACGGTGTAAGCAAGTATCTTTTTACGGCGCTCGCTATCAGCGTAGTCCTTGCACTCCTTGCTTCCTACTTTGTTGCTGTTTCGGTCGTTCCACTTTATTGCGCGCATCTGCTGAAAAGTCCGGTCCATGACGAAGGTTCGCTTGGAGGCGAAAAAGAACAGGGCGGTGGGTCGGCTCGCAGCTCCTGGTGGTCGCGGTTTCACTCCGCTTTCAATGAGAAATTTGAGTCCATGCTGGGTACGTATGAAGTTGCTGTGAAGAAGGCGCTCGATCATCCCAAGGCAGTTGTATTTGGATTCATCGGCGTATTTCTCCTAAGCTTCGCTCTCTATCCGCGTGTCGGAATGGCCTTCTTCCCGCGCACGGATGCTGGCCAGTTCATGATTAACCTGAAAGCTCCCACCGGGACTCGCATCGGAGACACCGAAGGCTACGTGAAACAGGTGGAAAGAATTATCCGTCACGTAGTTCACCCGGCGGATTTGAACACCGTCGTATCGAATATCGGAATTAATTCCGGGTTGGAGTCTTTGACAACGCCGAACGCTGGAATGTACACGGCTTTCGTTGAAGTTGCTTTGAAAGAGGATCACAAGGTCAGCAGTTTCGATTACATGGATCGTGTGCGCACCGCCATCGCTGACCAGCTTCCGCAGTTGCGTACGTTTTTTCAATCTGGAGGACTTGTGGATTCTGTGCTGAATCAGGGTAAGGCTGCGCCGATTGACGTGCAAGTGAGCGGAACGGACCTCAATGCAGATGATAACGTTGCACTTGGCCTGGCGCGTCAATTCCGAGCGATTAAAGGGGTTTCCGAAGTATATATCCCCCAGGACATGGACTATCCGACTCTTCAAGTGAACATGAATCGCGAACGTGCCAGCGAGTTGGGACTCGATCCTCGCGAAGTCGTGGATAACATCGTCACTTCGCTCACATCGGACGTGATGATTGCGCCAAATTATTGGATCGACCCGAAAACGGGAAACGACTATTTCTTGGCTATTCAGTACCCGAACAATTCTACAAAATCCATTCAGGACCTCGACACGATGCCGCTTCGTTCCGCCCACATGAATCTTCCAACCTATCTGAATCAGGTAGCGACGATTGTTCCGGAACTAAGTCCGTCGGAAGTGGATCACTATCAGACGGAACGAGTCATTGACGTATACGTGTCGCCCTCAGGCGAGGATCTGAGCCGTCCTGCAAGCGCAGTGGAAAAGGTCATCGCCAACGCGAAGATCCCCTCGAACATGCGGATCGATGTTCGAGGGCTGGTTAACACCATGTTCACGTCGTTCCGAAGTTTTGGCATCGGGCTACTCCTGTCGTTTTTGCTCGTTTTCCTTGTGCTGGTCGCGCAATTTTCCTCTTTTCTTGATCCCTTCCTGATCGTTCTTGCTATTCCCACCGGCCTTGTCGGGGTCATGCTGACATTAGCTTTCACCAGCACGACGCTCAATATTCAATCGTTGATGGGCATCGTTATGCTCACCGGAATGGTGGTCTCCAACAGCATTTTGATCGTGGATTTTGCCAATCGCCTTCGCCAGGAAGGTCACGGCGTTCGCCAAGCCGTGGCGCACTCCTGCCGCATCCGCCTGCGGCCAATCTTGATGACGTCCCTTGCAACCATCGTTGGCTTGCTGCCCATGGCGTTCAAGCTCGAACCAGGCAGCGAGGCCTACGCTCCTCTGGCCAGCGTGATCATTGGCGGCCTGATCGTGTCGGTAATTCTGACGATTTTCGTGGTGCCCGCGGCTTACCTCATGATTTACGGACGCCGTTCCCAGTCGCAATCGCCACAGCTTGTGGAGGAAGCGCAATGA
- a CDS encoding efflux RND transporter periplasmic adaptor subunit, translated as MIKLKNSKIAVVLSPLKRLKAVTPLCDLTNSSVRFWIAPMFLLLAGALAGCGASSKSAAAAAPDIPRAAVVPVTRRNISTTLEIASEFQPFQEIDVYAKVSGYIKKLYFDWGTHVQAGQLMAVLEIPELQQQIQHDEAALAEAGGELHRAQSAYSVAHVTYQRLASVQKVRPELISQEDIDVAQGKDLEADAAVSAAQQALLAARAALDKDKTLFGYANMTAPFDGVVTQVYAYTGALLPAGTSSNIGNSALCHLSQNDLLRLVIPVPERAVPDIRIGDTVAIKVSGLNKKFQGKIVRFSDEIDPQTRTMHTEVDVPNSRYELVPGMYATVDIPLQTAQNVLTVPIQSVQFSGQGQGTVLIVNGSNHIEKRNVTLGLQDAALVEVVSGLRADERVVFGEQQQFKNGELVTPTVVKPPQTE; from the coding sequence ATGATCAAATTGAAAAATAGCAAAATCGCAGTTGTTCTTTCGCCTTTGAAGCGGCTCAAAGCGGTAACGCCGCTCTGCGATCTCACCAATTCGTCGGTTCGTTTTTGGATCGCACCGATGTTCCTTCTTCTCGCGGGCGCTCTTGCAGGTTGTGGAGCATCGAGCAAGTCCGCGGCAGCCGCTGCTCCCGATATCCCGCGCGCCGCTGTGGTTCCGGTGACGCGGCGGAACATCTCTACAACTCTTGAGATCGCTTCCGAATTCCAGCCTTTTCAGGAGATCGACGTCTACGCAAAAGTTTCCGGCTACATCAAGAAACTTTATTTCGATTGGGGCACACACGTCCAGGCCGGACAGTTGATGGCGGTTCTGGAAATCCCGGAACTCCAGCAGCAGATTCAGCACGATGAAGCGGCATTGGCCGAAGCGGGAGGAGAACTGCATCGCGCGCAATCGGCCTATTCCGTTGCGCATGTCACCTACCAGCGCCTCGCCAGCGTGCAGAAGGTGCGGCCAGAACTGATTTCTCAGGAAGATATCGACGTCGCCCAGGGCAAAGACCTTGAAGCTGATGCCGCGGTTTCCGCGGCACAACAGGCGCTGCTCGCCGCACGGGCCGCCTTAGACAAGGATAAAACTCTCTTCGGATACGCAAACATGACCGCGCCATTTGATGGCGTCGTGACTCAAGTGTACGCATATACCGGTGCTCTGCTTCCTGCCGGGACGTCTTCCAACATTGGCAACTCAGCTCTTTGCCATCTTTCGCAAAATGATTTGCTGCGGCTTGTCATTCCGGTTCCGGAGCGCGCAGTTCCGGATATACGCATTGGCGATACGGTTGCCATAAAGGTTTCCGGCCTCAATAAAAAATTTCAAGGCAAGATCGTTCGTTTCTCCGACGAGATCGATCCACAAACACGAACGATGCATACCGAAGTGGACGTCCCCAATTCACGTTACGAACTGGTTCCCGGAATGTATGCGACGGTCGACATCCCTTTGCAAACGGCACAAAACGTTCTGACCGTGCCAATTCAGTCAGTTCAATTCTCCGGCCAAGGCCAGGGTACTGTCCTGATTGTGAATGGCAGCAATCACATCGAGAAGCGCAACGTGACTTTGGGCCTTCAAGATGCCGCTCTCGTGGAAGTGGTATCCGGCCTGAGAGCAGATGAACGTGTTGTGTTCGGAGAGCAACAACAGTTCAAAAACGGTGAACTTGTGACTCCGACGGTCGTGAAGCCTCCCCAAACGGAATAG
- a CDS encoding RraA family protein, with translation MNAERLTPAQLEQFHRWSTCVVASAIEMFQVRLPNTGFADSSIRCIYPNRAPIAGYAVTARIRTSNPPMERSTHFDYYDRTDWWNNILTIPVPRIVVIEDADNPPGLGAFIGEVHANILLGLGCLGVVTNGAVRDVPEVGRTEFSMFAGNVSVSHAYAHLFDFGSKVCVGRLTVAPGDLIHADCHGVQTVPLEIAARVPDAARAVTSRRQQLIAIRRSADFTLQKLQAAIKDTSAIHDQIEK, from the coding sequence ATGAATGCGGAGCGATTGACACCTGCTCAGTTGGAGCAGTTCCATCGATGGAGCACGTGTGTTGTGGCCAGCGCAATCGAGATGTTTCAGGTGCGGCTGCCGAACACGGGCTTCGCCGATTCGAGCATCCGTTGCATCTACCCGAACCGCGCGCCGATTGCCGGCTACGCTGTCACAGCGCGCATCAGGACGTCCAACCCTCCGATGGAGCGGAGCACGCATTTTGACTACTATGACCGCACCGATTGGTGGAATAACATTCTCACGATTCCCGTTCCTCGAATCGTTGTCATCGAAGACGCCGATAACCCGCCGGGATTAGGTGCATTCATTGGAGAGGTCCACGCCAACATCTTGCTGGGCCTCGGATGCCTGGGAGTTGTCACCAACGGCGCGGTGCGAGACGTCCCGGAAGTTGGCCGCACCGAATTTTCGATGTTTGCCGGCAATGTTTCCGTTTCTCACGCGTACGCGCACCTCTTTGATTTTGGTTCCAAGGTTTGCGTGGGCAGGCTGACAGTCGCGCCCGGGGACCTGATTCATGCGGACTGTCATGGTGTACAAACGGTTCCGCTGGAGATTGCCGCCCGAGTGCCGGACGCCGCGCGTGCGGTGACGAGCCGACGGCAGCAGTTGATTGCCATCCGCCGCTCAGCAGATTTCACGCTGCAGAAGCTTCAAGCGGCTATAAAGGATACGAGTGCCATTCATGATCAAATTGAAAAATAG
- the sppA gene encoding signal peptide peptidase SppA, giving the protein MTWGQRRTLVILLVIAGVILLLWAIPHWTFAPTQMISSDSVLVLNLSGSVVEQQPNDFSTALFGSQVSVLHEINDAIDQAADDNRIKGLVVRIAPIEAGWAKLEEIHDHLLAFRRSRKPSICYLGYDGAENEEYYVATGCSQVWLEPTNPLGVRGMMAEATFLRGSLDKLKIVPDFLHIAEYKTAPNEYTEKKFTPAHREEVQALLTSVYNQYLTDVSFARGMDRTQFANLVPQGPFLPKEALQDRLVDRLGDWDQVQDFFRHGVGDWNPVGFGQYRQSLSDGSGPEIAIIYASGEIVSGDSQTTPTGGSMMGGDTIAREIRSARRDSDIRAIILRVDSPGGSSVASEVIRREVQLARREKPVVVSMSDLAASGGYWISMSADKIVADPETITASIGVFSGKMNLSGLYQLLGISTDYIATSENATLYSDQSDFTPEQQQSVQKMLQDIYANFTRGVSKGRNLSLGTVDKIGKGRVWSGEQAKSLGLVDYLGGTDRAIAIAKQLAHIPAGESVELVRLPKPETFFELLFNRLQGDVSAPPDEYTAVQSMIHRLSVMARTEPVRVQMPFTLTIR; this is encoded by the coding sequence ATGACGTGGGGTCAGAGGCGAACACTTGTAATTCTGCTGGTAATTGCTGGCGTGATTTTGCTTCTTTGGGCTATTCCGCACTGGACTTTTGCCCCCACACAGATGATTTCTTCCGACTCCGTCCTTGTGCTTAATTTAAGTGGTTCCGTTGTGGAACAGCAGCCTAATGATTTTTCTACGGCGCTATTCGGGTCGCAGGTGAGTGTGCTCCACGAGATAAACGACGCGATCGATCAGGCCGCGGATGACAATCGGATAAAGGGACTAGTCGTGCGTATCGCGCCTATCGAAGCCGGATGGGCGAAGCTCGAAGAAATTCACGATCATCTTCTCGCTTTCCGCAGAAGCCGGAAGCCGAGTATTTGTTACTTGGGCTACGACGGGGCTGAAAACGAGGAATATTACGTTGCTACGGGCTGCAGCCAGGTTTGGCTTGAACCCACCAATCCATTGGGCGTTCGCGGGATGATGGCGGAAGCTACATTCTTGCGCGGAAGCCTGGATAAACTGAAAATTGTTCCCGACTTCTTGCATATCGCGGAGTACAAGACAGCTCCCAATGAATACACGGAAAAGAAATTCACGCCGGCGCATCGCGAGGAAGTGCAGGCGCTGCTGACAAGCGTTTACAATCAATACCTCACGGATGTTTCTTTTGCGCGCGGCATGGACCGCACTCAATTTGCAAATCTCGTGCCCCAAGGGCCTTTTTTGCCGAAGGAGGCTTTGCAAGACAGGCTCGTTGATCGCCTCGGGGATTGGGATCAGGTACAGGATTTCTTCCGCCACGGAGTCGGAGACTGGAATCCGGTGGGTTTTGGGCAATATCGGCAGAGCCTGAGCGACGGATCGGGACCGGAAATCGCCATCATCTATGCTTCCGGAGAAATTGTATCGGGTGACTCCCAAACTACACCGACAGGCGGATCGATGATGGGTGGAGACACAATCGCCAGGGAAATTCGCTCCGCGCGGAGGGATTCCGACATTCGCGCGATAATCTTGCGGGTGGATTCGCCAGGCGGCTCCTCTGTTGCCAGCGAAGTCATTCGCCGCGAAGTGCAATTGGCTCGGCGCGAAAAACCTGTCGTTGTTTCTATGTCCGATTTGGCCGCTTCGGGCGGATATTGGATTTCGATGTCGGCGGATAAGATCGTGGCCGACCCGGAGACCATCACAGCGTCCATCGGCGTCTTTAGCGGCAAGATGAATCTTTCGGGCTTGTATCAACTGCTCGGCATCAGCACCGACTATATTGCCACCAGCGAGAATGCGACGCTCTACTCTGACCAGAGCGATTTCACGCCGGAGCAACAGCAGTCCGTTCAAAAAATGCTCCAGGACATTTATGCGAATTTCACGCGCGGCGTTTCCAAGGGCCGTAATCTTTCCCTGGGCACAGTAGATAAAATCGGCAAAGGACGCGTGTGGAGTGGGGAGCAAGCCAAGAGCCTGGGGCTTGTGGACTACTTGGGCGGAACCGATCGCGCCATCGCCATTGCCAAACAACTAGCTCATATTCCTGCCGGCGAGTCCGTCGAACTTGTGCGGCTACCCAAACCCGAGACGTTCTTTGAATTGCTCTTCAATCGCTTGCAAGGCGACGTTTCCGCGCCGCCCGACGAGTACACAGCCGTTCAATCGATGATCCATCGCTTGTCGGTCATGGCGCGCACGGAACCCGTGCGTGTTCAGATGCCTTTCACTTTGACGATTCGCTGA
- a CDS encoding HD-GYP domain-containing protein: MKKPMMSRIMEINKELLLIFSIIAFAAVINFFVSGERLVLSFYNLPTLFAAYYFGRSRAVQTALASVLIVSWLNIMNPVAFAAGQSVAERHLISWADVAIWGGFLLITAYAMGTLYEVKEEGMVELRETYFGVLQILCQVISNDKYTQNHSFRVSVYSARLAAEMGLPEDQIEDVRAAALLHDIGKLEVSRNILYKSARLSEDEIAEVQSHLPRGVEALRPVAVGGTLRRVLPIILAHHDKFDGTGYHPTKGEDIPIEARIITVADVYDALVSDRPYRKAMSPFEARDIILKGAGADFDPKVVAAFESAFRGGRMEVPEVLV; encoded by the coding sequence GTGAAAAAACCGATGATGTCCCGAATCATGGAGATCAACAAAGAGCTCCTGCTGATCTTCTCGATCATAGCGTTTGCGGCGGTCATCAATTTCTTTGTGTCAGGCGAGCGGCTGGTTTTGTCGTTCTACAACCTCCCGACCCTCTTCGCGGCATACTATTTTGGCCGGTCGCGAGCCGTCCAGACTGCCTTGGCCTCGGTCCTGATCGTCTCTTGGCTGAATATCATGAATCCGGTCGCGTTCGCAGCGGGACAATCTGTAGCAGAGAGGCACCTGATCAGCTGGGCGGATGTCGCCATTTGGGGTGGCTTCCTCCTGATAACCGCGTATGCCATGGGCACGCTTTACGAAGTCAAAGAAGAAGGGATGGTCGAACTGCGCGAGACGTATTTCGGCGTTCTCCAGATTCTGTGCCAGGTCATTTCCAATGATAAATACACGCAGAACCATTCGTTCCGCGTATCCGTCTATTCAGCAAGACTGGCGGCGGAGATGGGACTTCCCGAGGACCAGATTGAAGACGTTCGCGCCGCCGCTTTGCTCCATGACATCGGCAAGCTCGAGGTGAGCCGCAACATCCTCTACAAGTCAGCGCGGCTTTCGGAAGATGAAATCGCTGAAGTGCAATCGCATTTGCCGCGCGGAGTAGAGGCGCTGCGTCCCGTGGCCGTCGGCGGGACTTTGCGCCGCGTTCTGCCAATTATTCTGGCGCATCACGACAAATTTGACGGAACGGGCTACCATCCGACGAAAGGCGAGGACATTCCCATCGAAGCTCGAATCATCACCGTGGCGGATGTCTATGACGCGCTTGTCAGCGACCGGCCATACCGCAAGGCGATGTCTCCCTTCGAAGCGCGCGACATTATCCTGAAGGGCGCCGGGGCGGATTTTGATCCCAAGGTTGTCGCCGCTTTCGAATCCGCGTTCCGCGGCGGACGGATGGAAGTTCCCGAAGTGCTGGTTTAG